TTCCCAGgcttttctgggttttgttattatttttggatGGGGGGGCTGGATTTGATTTTGGATGGTGTCTCTGCTGAGGATCAGCCTGAGGTATAAACCTAAGGTGTTCTCACttcttttctgattctttccCTGGGAATGTGTGGtcaaaatattctaattttctctatatgcagtttttgtttgtttgttttgttttgttttgttttgtttaaatatcctgctctttaatgtctggctcccaaaaggggcaaaaagcaaaaaatgaaggggagaaaggaTGCCGGTCCTTTAAGTCCCCTGGAAGTCACGTTAGCCAGAGGGTGAGGAGCTTGCAATAGTAGAGGGAGGTGCAGTAACAATGGCTGCCTGCCTCTTAGTCTGTACCTCTTTGGTCAGAAACTACAATCAGGGatcagagcacagagcctgatatttGCAGGAGAGAGTCCTTTTCGCTGGTACTGGCTCCCCCAGAGTGTGTAAGCTACTCCAGCAACAGGTGCACAGCCGCCTCCATTGTGTCTGGGGTAGGAGATGGGTAGTTGCTAATGTGCTGAGAGGTGAAATTGATGTAAATTAACCCCAATTTACTGTCCAAGGTTTACCCCAAAAGTTATAAGCCTTTAACAGACTCTAGAGTTCCAAAACagttacatcagacaaattctgCCAGCTCAGTTGTCTGAGGGGGAGagattcctggtgcttcctactTTGACATTTTCCCAgaatcctcctcttccttttttaaggctaagTGTAATTTCATTGTACTTATATACcgcattttgcttatccattatccattaatggacatttgagtttcttccacatcttggccattgtgaataatgctgcagtgaatgtgggagtgCAGAGATCTCCTTGAGATCTTGTTTGTATGACTTTTGACTGaaggtttttaaaatcttaactTTTAGTGGTTATAATTAATGATCTTAGAGTAGCCTGCCGATGGGCTATCCAGAACTTCCAGTGTTGCAGTGTCCCCtcattccagttttttttttcctttttatataaattaccTGAAGTGATGTCATTTGTTTCATTCTAGGCATGCCAGGCtgccaagaaaacaaaagcagatgaTCGAGGAACAGATGAAAACACTTCGGAGCAGACAATTCTCAATATGATTTCCCAGAGCTCTTCAGACACAACTATTGCAGGTTTAATGAGCATGTCAACTTCTTCTGCAAGTGCAGTGCCTTCCCTTCCAGCCACTGAAGAGTCATCCAGCAACGTAAGCAATGTGGAGATGTTGCAGGGCGAGCGTTGGCTGTCCTCCCAACCTCCTTTTAAACTGGAACCTGCTCAGGGTCATCGGACTAGTGAGAATTTAGCACTTATGGGAGTTGATCATCCTTTGCAACAGGATGGTTCGAATGCATTTATTTCCCAGAAGCAGAATAGTAAGAGTGTGCCATCAGCTAAAGTGTCACTGAAAGAATACCGTGCAAAACATGCAGAAGAGTTGGCTGCCCAGAAGAGGCAATTGGAGAACATGGAGGCCAATGTGAAGTCACAGTATGCATATGCGGCCCAGAATCTCCTGTCTCACCATGATAGCCATTCTTCGGTCATTCTGAAAATGCCCATAGAGAGCTCAGAAAACCCTGAGCGGCCTTTTCTGGAAAAGGCTGACAAAGCAGCTCTCAAAATGAGGATCCCAGTGGCCAGTGGAGATAAAGCTGCCTCTTCAAAACCAGAGGAGATAAAAATGCGCATTAAAGTCCATGCTGCAGCTGACAAGCACAATTCTGTAGAGGACAGTGTCACAAAGAGCCGAGAGCACAAAGAAAAGCACAAGACTCACCCAtctaatcatcatcatcatcataatcaccACTCACACAAGCACTCTCACTCACAGCTTCCAGCTGGTACTGGGAACAAACGTCCAGGTGATCCAAAACATAGTAGCCAGACAAGCACCTTAGCACACAAAACCTATAGCTTGTCTAGTTCTTTCTCCTCGTCCAGTTCTACTCGTAAAAGGGGTCCCCCTGAAGAGACTGGAGGGGCAGTGTTTGATCATCCAGCCAAGATTGCCAAGAGTACTAAATCCTCTTCCATaaatttctccttccctcctcttccttcaatGGCCCAGTTGCCTGGGCATAGCTCAGACACAAGTGGCCTTCCTTTTTCACAGCCCAGCTGTAAAACTCGAGTTCCTCATATGAAACTGGATAAAGGGCCCACTGGGGCCAATGGTCACAATGCAACTCAGACAATAGACTATCAGGATACTGTGAATATGCTTCACTCCCTTCTCAGTGCCCAGGGTGTTCAGCCCACTCAGCCCCCTGCAtttgattttgttcattcttATGGTGAATATCTGAATCCACGGGCTGGTGGAATGTCCTCCAGATCTGGCAATACAGACAAACCCCGGCTACCACCTCTACCATCAGAACCTCCTCCACCACTTCCACCCCTTcctaagtaaaaaagaaaaagaagaggagaaaaaaaaacttccttaaaaacaacttttttttttttaactactgatTGTGGACTAAGAGAATACTTCCCTTATGAACTATGTCACCCTTCTTGGACTAGGGAATAATTAATATTGACATGCAGGTGGGAGGGTGGTAGAGGGACTTGGTTATTATATCTACTGCCTCAgaaatttaactattttattatagtttttattggTATTAGAGAGGTGAGAATGTGTTGAAGCTGTGAAGGATTAAGAATACTTTCTCTGTTCTTGGCCTCTCCACCTCCTAATTAGGTTGATTAGAGTTGATGTCTTCCCTCTTCTTGCCAGGACTGAAATATGGAGGGTTTGTTTTATCAAACAATTGTGGATCCTTTTGGTGTTTAATATATCAGAAGAGAGGAAGTATTTAAACGTCAAAATCttttaagagacttttaaaaaataatttaaagaaagtaagttatctgtttagttttttttatatcatcggggaggggatggggattTTGCTGTGTGTATGAGATACATAGCAATGACTCCTGGGGGGTGGGattggagggtgggagggtgtgTAGGGGGGATGGGAGGGTAGGCTTTTGGCCTTGAGTTCTGTCTGATAGGCTCTGGCCACTTGAAGTGTTGAGACCTTTAAGTGTGTACCTAAGTGTGGGTATGTGTGGTTTTAAGTGTgtgtttaaaaatcatgttttatctttccctccctgtccctcaccATTTTCACTTCCCAACAGTCTACTAGAGAGAACACAGTGTGGCCTTTAGAacataaaggaaggaagaggcaTGTGTTAGCAtggtattttcccatttctttatgTTGTAATTGAGTGGTAGCCTTCTAAATTCTAGTTGGGGCAAGTGCAGCCAATGGCCTGATTCTGGACTCCATTATAAAAACTTCCGTTTTACCCCCTTTTCCCTTTTAATGCAGAATAAAGGTGGGGTTGAGGAAGAAGGATTGGAGAGCAAGGCTGGCTTCTGCCCTACAGAATTGGGTGTGTCTTTTTTTCAAGTTGGGCTTTGGGAAAGTGTTCAAGTGAGAGCAATCTCAGGGTCTCTGAGGGGAAGGGGGATGTGTGCTGTATATCCTGCCTCTGAAAGCCCAGACCATATATGAGAATAGTTCTGGGAGAAGCCATGGACCTAGAGGATactgaaaacaatgaaattgtGATTGGGTATTTTTaggatattgtattttaaattgcattatgAATGTAAGACTTGCTTTTTATCTGTATATCTGAAGGGAAACAGCTGCATCCTTAATTTTTGCAACCTATGTGACTTCAGAGATTGGAGCTTGTGAATTTAACAGTACTGGTGTCATGAGGGTGAGCAACCCTAGCCCACAGATGCAGATTGTCCCATCTTTGGTGGCTTTAGTTTCTAGGCAGAGGTTTTTCAGAAGATTTCTAagagttccttaaaaaaaaaaaaaaggatcaggaaTCCTATTACGGGTTTTTGATTATCCCAGATTTCAGGATAATTGGTGTTCAAGATCCTGACACTCAAAACTCAACACTTTAGTTGAGGAAAGAAATCTGTCAAGGGACTAGAAAGAATTCTAAGCCAGGTTGTCTAACTGAAAATGCCACTAAGCCACAGATCATTTGATGTGATATTCTTTGGTCTTCATGGTATTTTTTGCTATGGAAAAGATGATGCAATTTGAATGTCTTGTTGTTTTTAATGCAGCTTCCTTTACACCAAATATTCTGTATAGAAaagttgaatatttttcattGGAAGTCATAGGGAGACAGGAGTTGTACATGTGCTGCTGCTTGCCAGGAACAGGTtggggagaaaactgaggcagttGGAATTGTTGATGCACTGGCCTAATATAGGAAGGAATTTGTACAGTAAACCTTAAGGTGAATTAATGTCCTGCATCTCTGCATATTTGAACTGTCTAGAGTGCCTGCCATTGCTGTGTAAAATGAGCTCTCTGCTGACCTGTAAACCAGTAATACATAGAATGTTACTTCATTTTCACTGATGGCATTTTCCTCTAGCTCCCTGATATTTTCTCTGTTATGCTAGGTAATTGGTAGATGTGTGATGTGTTTACTAAATCTAGGctttctatttgtttagattttgttTGGTGGCGTCTGCTTTCCTTCCTGACCTTCCCAAAAGTTTATTTAGTTTGGATCTGTATCTTTGTGGAATTGATCACTGATTTGATTATGAAAATGTCTTTTCCAGCGTTCAGTTTTTCTCATGAAATGTCACATATTTTCTAATCATATGCACTCCTTCACCACAGAGGCAGACATACCCACTTGGCCTCAGAGCTGTTCCCCATGGCATCTGTACTTAGTTGCTTGGACCTTTTGTCAGGAGTGAACTAGAAAAAGTGCTTACTAGAGCCTAAGAGCTGCTTTATGCTGTGCAGTCTGGCCTTTGTACCGGTTTCATTGCTGATGTAGGTCAATTTAAAGACTTCTATATTAATGCCTCCTGATGCTGTTTTAAGGTATCTACAGTGTCCACAGCTTTTGGATCTGTGTATATGTCATGAATGTCCTGTGTGCTCTGCATGAAGCTGCTGCATTTGGGTTCGCAGATATGCCTGTTGACTAGCATGCCTATTGTGCAAATTACATAAACTTAGGCTTCAAAGGGTTTTGTGGTGTCTAAACTCTGTGTTTTCTCTATGCTCACCTTCACAGGGTGAGAAATGGGATTTATCCATCCAAAGTTAGTCTAGTTAaacttggctttttttcttttaacctagACTATCGAGGATAAGTGGTGGTAAGCAGGCGTGGAGCCTCAAGTTCTTATAAATTCATTCCTAAAACCTTGCGTGACTCTTCTGTTGGCAAAAACAAACACCTGTGGAATGTCCTTACGGCTTTTAATCAGATACCTGTGTTGCTGTTGGCTGAACTCTAGTGAAGCATTAATTTAAAGCTAAATTGGTCTTCTGCAATATCGGTTATGCTTTTTGGGTTTAGAAAATATGTAGGAATTAGTCTAAGCTGCTCACTCATGAATCAGTGTGTTTCCATATCTGAGACTCTcagcttcctctttttctttttttttttttttaatgattttgtgtTTTGATTCACTGTATCGTTTTTCATAGTTCTGTATTATTGGCTTCACCGGtgttgatagaaaaaaaaaaattaaatctccaGTTGGAAACAGCAATGGATTaggatatagaaataaaatcatggtAACATCAGTGCTGGATTTACTTAAGCTTCTACTACCTAATTCCCCATGTTAAACATGCATACCCCTCATACTTTGCTTCTGGACAAAGGCAATTAGAGGGGTCTTAGCCCAATATGGTAGGATTTTAAAGATCTTTGTTTCCCCACAGAAACACAGGAATTGTGGGAACTTGGGAacaggttaattttttaaaaggattattctttTGTAAAGGAGTTATTTTGATACTAATGCTAGGAAGAGGATATTCTAGAACATCTTGAAGTTGGAATACAAATATTCTCTTGGGTTTGGGAGAATTTAAGCAGTCTGTGCAACCCTTCACATGGCGAGAAATAAGCCCTTAGCAGTCCCAACTAAGCTTTCAGTGACTTTAGTACCTCCCCAGATTTCCCATGTTGCTGCTTGTTAACACCCAGCTTTTAACTGAGTGTTTGCTCCTGATGGTTTAAGAAGTGTTCGTGTTGTATCACACTATcaagttttattttgtctttttatcccTCTGAGGGTGTGAGTTTGAAACAAGCATGGTACTGTAATCCTACCTGATAGAGTGGTCTGGAATGAGAATTATTTTCTAAGTGGGAGACCCTTCCATTTTAATGTTCCTCAAGTTTTTAATATGAACTTGGCAttggaaaagggagggaaagaaaatgtttactaAAAAGCAGTGTCTGCTCTTCCCCTTTTTGAGTGCATATTTATGGTtgaatgaaaagaagagaaagactcTTGGGTTTTCCGTTGCCATGTTAAGCATGGAGAGGGATGCTTGACAGCATGCTAATTGAAGCCAGAGCAAGTATGTCTCCATCAGGTTATCAGGAACTCTTCAGTTGAACGCTGAGGACCTAACTGGTTAGTGGTAGATCACATTGGAATTGGTTACAAGATGGAAGTGCTGTCTGGGTTAAGCACCCAAAGAAAAGAATGCAGCAGCCTGACTTAGTGTTAACCTAGGTTTCTGGATTTGAAACCGACCTTTCCCTCACCCTACTCCACACTCCTGAAACTGTCCGTTTTCTTATCAGAccaaagagcaaagaagaaaaaaaaagtaaaatactttaCCAATCTATGTCACTCAGGTACAATTTTGTGgtaatatttttgtctgttttctttgtattGCTCTTAAGAGTCCTTTCTCAGCATACTATTCTGCTGTTGCCTCTGTCCTACTTGGGGCACCTCAGTTCTGGATGCTACCCCTGGGATCTCTACTGCTGTTAATGTGATTGATAGGATGTAAGTGACCATTACAGTAAAGGGCTCTttgtaaaaaattcaaaaacatttttaaaaaattttaaaaaggatgttGTATACATTTTATAGTCTGGCTATCAGTTTGATATCTTGCTGTCAAGTATGTTTCTCAATCTGTATTTATCCATCccatcaataaatgttaatgataaAACACTCATCATGATTGTTGTTTATGTGTCCTAAGTCTTCAAATTAGTCTTTAACTGTCATTTTACTGTTATGATTACagtttttagttttggtagtAGTATGTACTTTCTGACTACACAAGATCCTGTGGGAATTGAGTCCATTGGAAAGACCTAAGATTTGGTTGTCATAGTGAACCTGGTAGTATAAAGTATGATGTAGTCAGAGGGGAGAAGAAACCCCTCACTCAATATAGCATTCTTGGTGGTGCCTGGAAAAATTGAGAGTGAATACTCAACTCTTTTCCTGGAACATacaaaaccacacacaccagGTAAATCAAGGGAAAGAATTCTTATGCTAAAATACTCCAAACTTACAAAGTTAGCAGAAGCtatagtttaaaaggaaaaaaaggtcagTTCGACAGAATGATGAATGATGTacacttctgaaaaaaaaaaaaacacttgagttTTGGTCATCcttccattttctaaaataagacaACTTAAGATTTTTGATTGCTGTACTTCTGAAACTTTTGTGGAAGTTGCTAACATTTCAGGAATTCTGGTCTGGTTTGAATGGAAGAGAAGTAAATGAAGAATGGAGGAATGGATGATATTACAAAATCCTAAGTTTAGTGTTTTGCCTTTGTTAAGAGAGTTACTATCAACTGTGTCATCCTTGGCAATAGATGAGGTATAAATCAATATAAAGGTGGTGTGCAACTGGATTCCCATGAATAGGGCTTGTTAAACTAATTGATACAGAGTTAGGTTTCATCTTATGGTCAATGCTTACATGATCCTGGTCTCTGGCACTTGATAGTGGATTAAGATAGGCTTGATCTCTATCATTCAGTGATCTGAGGAAAGTTTGAAGCCCTTTCTATGTCTTCTGTGGATTGTATTTACTGTATAAGAGGCATGTGTTTACTGTAATCTGTAGCTCTGGGGCCTATTTCTGAACTGATTTGGTTTATGTCACATGTCCTACTTGTGCTGCCTTTTTTTGTACTGTGGTATATCAGCTTCTTCATTTCACACAACAAACAGGTAGCCGAAAAACCACAGTGATAAAAACAAGTTACAATTGAATACTAGGTAAGACCTTTTCTGAAGAGTTGTTTCAGGTACTTTTCCTGCCTTAAATCTATTCATTCATTAGAAAATAGTACCTATCAAGTGCTATGTACTGTTTACGGATGGGAATATACGGATGGGAATATGGCAGTAAACATGTCAAACATAGAACATGCCCTCATAGAATTTACACATTCTAGTTGTAGGGAAGACAAGTAAGTAAAACTTAGTATGTTAGATAATAAGTACTTTGGAGAATGTAAAGCGGAGAAGGGGGGGGTAGagatgttttgtgtgtgtgtagctaaGTAGGGCTCTTGAAATTGGAAATAAGATGGCTAGGAAGGAAGGCCTCATGAAATTACAGTTCAGCAAAAATCTGGAAGAGGTGAGAGAGCAAGCCATGAGAATAGCTGGGGTAAGAACATTACGAGCTCATTCCAGGAAACAAGCGCAAGGTTCTGAGGTGAAAACATGCTGGTATGTTTGAGAAATTGCAAGGACGGCAGTGTAGCTAATATGGACATGAGGAGAGAATAATAGGGTATGTGGTTAGAGAGGCAATGGAAGGCTAGATACTGTGGGGCCTTGTAAGCCACTATGAAGATAGTGAAATGCACCATTGAAAAGCTTTGAGCAGAAAAGTGACGTGATCTGGCTTAGGTTTTAAAGTGTTCATTTGGCCtgctgtgtttgtttattttcttttaaagattgagagagagtgagcaagcaagagaacacaagcggggggtgggggtgtgggggggatggagggagagggagaagcaggctccccatcgagcagggagcccgatgcggagctggatcccaggactccaggatcatgacctgagctgaaggcttctTATCAGACCAAAGCCAGGCGCCCTGGCTTGCTGTTTAAGATGGTTTTCACGGTAATTAAGGTAAGAGATGAAAGTGGCTTGGACCAGGTAATGAGAAGTTACATATCTTGAAGTTGGAGCCAGTAGGATATGCTGTAAGGTTGGAAGAGAAGTCACGGATGATTTCCAGTGTTTGGCCTAACCAACTGGAAAGATGGAGTTTTCATACTGAGATGAGGATGACTTACAGAAAGCAGGAGTTTGGCCTTCATTcatatttattctctctctctctctgtcatgtgTGCAGACACACAAACCCCTTTCTCTAGGCTTGGCCCCCCAAACCCCAAATTCTcaaaaattctctttccttcaaGAATTCATCTTTGTCAAATTCTATTTACAAACAGCCTCAGGTACACTTTAACCCATTCAGTAGCTAACAGAGTGTTCAGGGGATTAAAAACAACCATCTACTTTTGTTAAACAGCACAAAGAATTTGCCAACATCTTAACCGTTTAATAATATTTTCCCCACTTAGAAAGAAGTGGTTCTAAACAGCAATTTTTTGCCTGTCTTGGGCTTATCAGGATGTTTTTTTTCAGCTAAGACTTACAGTAGACACTCTAATTAA
The sequence above is drawn from the Neomonachus schauinslandi chromosome 5, ASM220157v2, whole genome shotgun sequence genome and encodes:
- the CCNT1 gene encoding cyclin-T1 isoform X2, which gives rise to MHRFYMIQSFTQFHRSSVAPAALFLAAKVEEQPKKLEHVIKVAHACLHPQESLPDTRSEAYLQQVQDLVILESIILQTLGFELTIDHPHTHVVKCTQLVRASKDLAQTSYFMATNSLHLTTFSLQYTPPVVACVCIHLACKWSNWEIPVSTDGKHWWEYVDATVTLELLDELTHEFLQILEKTPNRLKRIRNWRACQAAKKTKADDRGTDENTSEQTILNMISQSSSDTTIAGLMSMSTSSASAVPSLPATEESSSNVSNVEMLQGERWLSSQPPFKLEPAQGHRTSENLALMGVDHPLQQDGSNAFISQKQNSKSVPSAKVSLKEYRAKHAEELAAQKRQLENMEANVKSQYAYAAQNLLSHHDSHSSVILKMPIESSENPERPFLEKADKAALKMRIPVASGDKAASSKPEEIKMRIKVHAAADKHNSVEDSVTKSREHKEKHKTHPSNHHHHHNHHSHKHSHSQLPAGTGNKRPGDPKHSSQTSTLAHKTYSLSSSFSSSSSTRKRGPPEETGGAVFDHPAKIAKSTKSSSINFSFPPLPSMAQLPGHSSDTSGLPFSQPSCKTRVPHMKLDKGPTGANGHNATQTIDYQDTVNMLHSLLSAQGVQPTQPPAFDFVHSYGEYLNPRAGGMSSRSGNTDKPRLPPLPSEPPPPLPPLPK
- the CCNT1 gene encoding cyclin-T1 isoform X1, which produces MEGERKNNNKRWYFTREQLENSPSRRFGLDPDKELSHRQQAANLLQDMGQRLNVSQLTINTAIVYMHRFYMIQSFTQFHRSSVAPAALFLAAKVEEQPKKLEHVIKVAHACLHPQESLPDTRSEAYLQQVQDLVILESIILQTLGFELTIDHPHTHVVKCTQLVRASKDLAQTSYFMATNSLHLTTFSLQYTPPVVACVCIHLACKWSNWEIPVSTDGKHWWEYVDATVTLELLDELTHEFLQILEKTPNRLKRIRNWRACQAAKKTKADDRGTDENTSEQTILNMISQSSSDTTIAGLMSMSTSSASAVPSLPATEESSSNVSNVEMLQGERWLSSQPPFKLEPAQGHRTSENLALMGVDHPLQQDGSNAFISQKQNSKSVPSAKVSLKEYRAKHAEELAAQKRQLENMEANVKSQYAYAAQNLLSHHDSHSSVILKMPIESSENPERPFLEKADKAALKMRIPVASGDKAASSKPEEIKMRIKVHAAADKHNSVEDSVTKSREHKEKHKTHPSNHHHHHNHHSHKHSHSQLPAGTGNKRPGDPKHSSQTSTLAHKTYSLSSSFSSSSSTRKRGPPEETGGAVFDHPAKIAKSTKSSSINFSFPPLPSMAQLPGHSSDTSGLPFSQPSCKTRVPHMKLDKGPTGANGHNATQTIDYQDTVNMLHSLLSAQGVQPTQPPAFDFVHSYGEYLNPRAGGMSSRSGNTDKPRLPPLPSEPPPPLPPLPK
- the CCNT1 gene encoding cyclin-T1 isoform X3, whose product is MEGERKNNNKRWYFTREQLENSPSRRFGLDPDKELSHRQQAANLLQDMGQRLNVSQLTINTAIVYMHRFYMIQSFTQFHRSSVAPAALFLAAKVEEQPKKLEHVIKVAHACLHPQESLPDTRSEAYLQQVQDLVILESIILQTLGFELTIDHPHTHVVKCTQLVRASKDLAQTSYFMATNSLHLTTFSLQYTPPVVACACQAAKKTKADDRGTDENTSEQTILNMISQSSSDTTIAGLMSMSTSSASAVPSLPATEESSSNVSNVEMLQGERWLSSQPPFKLEPAQGHRTSENLALMGVDHPLQQDGSNAFISQKQNSKSVPSAKVSLKEYRAKHAEELAAQKRQLENMEANVKSQYAYAAQNLLSHHDSHSSVILKMPIESSENPERPFLEKADKAALKMRIPVASGDKAASSKPEEIKMRIKVHAAADKHNSVEDSVTKSREHKEKHKTHPSNHHHHHNHHSHKHSHSQLPAGTGNKRPGDPKHSSQTSTLAHKTYSLSSSFSSSSSTRKRGPPEETGGAVFDHPAKIAKSTKSSSINFSFPPLPSMAQLPGHSSDTSGLPFSQPSCKTRVPHMKLDKGPTGANGHNATQTIDYQDTVNMLHSLLSAQGVQPTQPPAFDFVHSYGEYLNPRAGGMSSRSGNTDKPRLPPLPSEPPPPLPPLPK